In Achromobacter spanius, the following proteins share a genomic window:
- a CDS encoding thiamine pyrophosphate-binding protein, giving the protein MENLNGAEAMVRMLQHNGVKHIFGLCGDTSLPFYDALYRLDHGMQHILTRDERSAGYMADAYARVTGKVGVCEGPSGGGATYLLPGLVEANESSIPVLGITSDVAVGSRGKYPLTELDQEALYRPLTKWNRTIDRADQIPGMVRAAFRAMTTGKPGAAHLCFPYDVMKQQVDASDIWAQPEHGRFPAMRFAPDPADVARAAQRLIGARAPVIICGGGVVIAGASGALQELAESLKAAVCVTVSGQGSLADTHPLNAGVVGSNGGVMATRDVVAAADVVLFVGCRAGSTSTEHWRFPNRDVPILHIDIDPMVIGANYLTEVGLVGDAKLALEALGAEVQARLAHRNSDAVDGAVLAGRAKAARLAQLEPLANSLETPIRPERVVQSLNRLLPDDAVVCADPGTPCPYFSAYYDVSRPGRHFITNRAHGALGFSMSAALGAWVGRPQSKCVSVMGDGSFGFTVGELETIVRHKAPLLMIVFSNSVYGWIKASQKAGYDQRYYSVDFNRTDHARIAEAYGVKAWRVEDPAKLDDAIKAAMEHDGPALIDVVAQPLQDTAAPVSQWMG; this is encoded by the coding sequence ATGGAAAACCTGAACGGCGCCGAAGCCATGGTGCGGATGCTGCAGCACAACGGCGTCAAACATATTTTTGGCCTGTGCGGCGACACCAGCCTGCCGTTTTACGATGCGCTGTACCGCCTGGATCACGGCATGCAGCACATCCTGACGCGCGACGAGCGCAGCGCCGGGTACATGGCGGACGCCTACGCCCGCGTCACCGGCAAGGTCGGCGTGTGCGAAGGCCCCAGCGGTGGCGGCGCGACCTATCTGTTGCCTGGCCTGGTTGAAGCCAATGAGTCCTCGATTCCCGTGCTGGGCATCACGTCGGACGTGGCGGTGGGGTCGCGCGGGAAATACCCGCTGACCGAGCTGGACCAGGAAGCGCTGTACCGTCCGCTGACCAAGTGGAACCGCACGATTGACCGCGCCGACCAGATTCCCGGCATGGTGCGCGCGGCATTCCGCGCCATGACCACCGGCAAGCCAGGTGCGGCGCACCTGTGCTTTCCGTATGACGTAATGAAGCAGCAGGTGGATGCGTCCGATATCTGGGCGCAGCCCGAGCACGGCCGCTTTCCGGCCATGCGCTTCGCGCCGGATCCCGCCGATGTGGCGCGTGCCGCGCAGCGCCTGATCGGCGCGCGGGCGCCCGTGATCATCTGCGGTGGCGGCGTGGTCATCGCGGGCGCCAGCGGCGCCTTGCAGGAACTGGCGGAAAGCTTGAAGGCGGCGGTTTGCGTGACGGTCAGCGGGCAAGGCAGCCTGGCCGACACGCATCCGCTGAATGCAGGCGTGGTGGGCTCCAACGGCGGCGTGATGGCCACCCGCGACGTGGTGGCGGCGGCCGACGTGGTGCTGTTCGTGGGTTGCCGAGCCGGCTCGACGTCCACGGAACATTGGCGCTTCCCGAACCGCGACGTGCCCATCCTGCACATCGACATCGATCCCATGGTGATCGGCGCCAACTACCTGACCGAAGTCGGCCTGGTGGGCGACGCGAAGCTGGCGCTGGAAGCCTTGGGCGCCGAAGTGCAGGCGCGCCTGGCACACCGTAATTCGGACGCGGTAGACGGCGCGGTGCTGGCCGGCCGCGCCAAGGCCGCGCGCCTGGCGCAACTGGAGCCGCTGGCCAACAGCCTTGAAACGCCGATCCGCCCCGAGCGCGTGGTGCAATCGCTGAACCGCTTGCTGCCCGACGATGCGGTGGTGTGCGCGGACCCGGGCACGCCTTGCCCGTACTTCTCGGCCTACTACGATGTGTCGCGCCCCGGCCGCCACTTCATCACCAACCGCGCGCACGGCGCGCTGGGCTTTTCCATGTCGGCCGCGCTGGGCGCCTGGGTTGGCCGGCCGCAGTCCAAGTGCGTGTCGGTGATGGGCGACGGCAGCTTCGGCTTCACCGTGGGCGAACTGGAAACCATCGTGCGCCACAAGGCGCCGCTGCTGATGATCGTGTTTTCGAATTCGGTCTACGGCTGGATCAAGGCCAGCCAGAAGGCGGGCTACGACCAGCGCTACTACAGCGTGGACTTCAACCGCACCGACCATGCCCGCATTGCCGAAGCCTACGGCGTGAAGGCGTGGCGCGTGGAAGACCCGGCCAAGCTGGACGACGCCATCAAGGCCGCCATGGAACACGACGGCCCGGCACTGATCGACGTGGTGGCGCAGCCGCTGCAAGATACGGCGGCGCCCGTCAGCCAGTGGATGGGTTGA
- a CDS encoding tripartite tricarboxylate transporter substrate binding protein gives MTHTMKRILAGLCTLAAAGGAFVAAPAAAEERPLVLVVPYPPGGSTDILARILQPRLSQQLGGRTVIVENRPGAASQIATAHVARAEPDGSTLLVSFDNHGINPAVKPKLPYDTFKDFVAISQTVRFPLVIGANPSVPGDNLKAFLAAAAKESANKFNYASTGVGSLNHLAPEELKRLSKVELLHVPYGGGGPAIQAVVGGQANMTWLSFAALRGQIQAGKIKPLAVAGEKRLPELPNVPTVEESGFPGFVAYSWSGMFAPKGTPEATVKKLTADFKAVLADPEIKKKITEAGFEIVASDGPALDAYVKSEYDRWSAFIKKNNINLDN, from the coding sequence ATGACTCACACGATGAAGCGGATTTTGGCGGGCCTATGCACGCTGGCAGCCGCGGGGGGCGCTTTTGTCGCCGCGCCCGCCGCCGCCGAGGAACGGCCGTTGGTGCTGGTGGTGCCGTACCCGCCGGGCGGCAGCACCGACATCCTGGCGCGCATTCTGCAACCGCGTCTGTCGCAGCAACTGGGCGGACGCACGGTGATCGTGGAAAACCGCCCCGGTGCGGCCAGCCAGATCGCCACCGCGCATGTGGCGCGCGCCGAGCCCGATGGCAGCACGCTCTTGGTCAGCTTTGACAACCATGGCATCAACCCCGCCGTGAAGCCCAAGCTGCCTTACGACACCTTCAAAGACTTTGTCGCCATTTCGCAGACCGTGCGCTTTCCGCTGGTCATTGGCGCCAACCCCAGCGTGCCGGGGGATAACCTGAAAGCGTTCCTGGCGGCCGCCGCGAAAGAATCGGCCAACAAATTCAACTACGCCTCGACCGGGGTCGGTTCGCTGAACCACCTGGCGCCCGAAGAGCTCAAGCGCTTGTCGAAAGTCGAGCTGCTGCACGTGCCGTATGGCGGCGGCGGGCCGGCCATCCAGGCGGTGGTGGGCGGGCAGGCCAATATGACGTGGCTGAGTTTCGCGGCGCTGCGCGGCCAGATCCAGGCCGGCAAGATCAAGCCGCTGGCGGTGGCGGGTGAAAAGCGCTTGCCCGAACTGCCCAACGTGCCGACGGTGGAAGAGTCGGGCTTCCCTGGCTTTGTTGCCTACTCGTGGAGCGGCATGTTCGCCCCCAAGGGCACGCCTGAGGCCACGGTGAAAAAGCTGACGGCCGATTTCAAGGCCGTGCTGGCGGACCCGGAAATCAAGAAGAAGATCACTGAAGCGGGCTTCGAGATCGTGGCCTCGGACGGCCCCGCGCTGGATGCCTACGTGAAATCGGAATACGACCGGTGGAGCGCCTTCATCAAGAAGAACAACATCAATCTGGATAACTGA
- a CDS encoding GntR family transcriptional regulator, with product MTQPPSAIRPAARTSAGQAELYGAVKAMAVRFDFKPGERINEVDLARRLNVSRTPLREVLNQLMVEGFLTRSVNRGFIARLLDAKQIHSLYEYRTVLEAGIVRAACERASDEELAELRQFVERSRDVPEDSDATRLLELDEAFHLHLARLSRNEEFVRALESVNARIHFVRWIDMQQGRRSHTQGEHLRIVQTLEQRDLDALSALISAHIGRRLDQITDVIRTGFSTIYMRDQAEPATVAPANTTTAGEKQ from the coding sequence ATGACGCAGCCCCCTTCAGCGATTCGCCCTGCCGCCCGCACGTCTGCCGGGCAGGCCGAGCTGTATGGCGCGGTCAAGGCGATGGCGGTGCGGTTTGATTTCAAGCCGGGTGAGCGCATCAACGAAGTGGATCTGGCGCGGCGCTTGAATGTCAGCCGGACGCCGCTGCGCGAAGTGCTGAACCAATTGATGGTCGAAGGTTTCCTGACTCGCTCCGTGAACCGCGGCTTCATTGCCCGGCTGTTGGACGCCAAGCAGATCCACAGTTTGTACGAGTACCGGACGGTGCTCGAGGCGGGCATCGTGCGGGCCGCCTGCGAGCGCGCCAGCGACGAAGAATTGGCCGAACTGCGCCAGTTCGTGGAACGGTCCCGCGATGTGCCGGAAGACAGCGACGCGACGCGCCTTCTGGAACTGGACGAAGCCTTTCACCTGCATCTGGCGCGCCTGTCTCGCAATGAAGAATTCGTGCGCGCGCTGGAAAGCGTGAATGCCCGCATTCATTTCGTGCGCTGGATCGACATGCAGCAGGGCCGACGCAGCCATACGCAGGGCGAGCATCTGCGTATCGTCCAGACCTTGGAACAGCGCGATCTGGACGCCTTGTCCGCGCTGATCAGCGCACACATCGGACGCCGCCTGGACCAGATCACCGACGTGATCCGTACGGGGTTTTCAACGATTTACATGCGGGACCAGGCCGAACCCGCCACGGTAGCGCCGGCCAACACCACAACAGCAGGGGAAAAACAATGA
- a CDS encoding IS481 family transposase, protein MPWKESSLMSCRMEFVQLALQPGSNVRELCRRFDISAKTAYKWLGRYEQNGQAGLQDLSRRPGNSPGRTCEQIEAQVIDLHKRYPYWGPRKLRALLGPTTAPAPSTISAILRRHGYRVQGEDSNVGLANQRFEHEAPNLLWQMDFKGHFALTDARQGRCHPLTLLDDHSRYALCIQACGDERSKTVQQHLKAVFRRYGLPERITADNGPSWASVRGLGLTGLEVWLMRLGVRISHSRPRHPQTQGKLERLHRTLKRELIQARGFSSLLDCQQAMDQWREQYNHVRPHQALGQMPPLSRYRPSPRRYPASLPPIEYEPGDRVLKVRTKGQIIVNGRVVFVGEGMAGLPVAVRPSSQDGVLDVVFLYKIVQQIDLRARQ, encoded by the coding sequence ATGCCGTGGAAGGAGTCAAGCCTTATGTCCTGCCGAATGGAGTTCGTTCAGCTTGCCCTGCAACCGGGCAGCAATGTGCGGGAGCTTTGCCGGCGTTTCGATATCAGCGCCAAGACCGCATACAAGTGGTTGGGCCGCTACGAGCAGAACGGCCAGGCTGGGTTGCAAGATCTGTCTCGCAGGCCAGGCAATAGTCCTGGGCGCACGTGTGAGCAAATCGAAGCGCAGGTGATCGACCTGCACAAGCGTTACCCGTACTGGGGGCCTCGCAAGTTGCGGGCGCTGCTTGGGCCGACTACGGCGCCCGCGCCCAGTACCATCTCGGCAATTTTGCGACGACATGGCTATCGGGTCCAAGGCGAGGACTCGAACGTCGGGCTGGCGAACCAGCGCTTTGAGCATGAGGCGCCAAACCTGTTGTGGCAGATGGACTTCAAGGGGCACTTTGCCCTGACCGACGCGCGTCAGGGACGGTGCCATCCGCTGACGCTATTGGACGATCACTCACGCTACGCCCTGTGCATCCAGGCTTGTGGCGATGAGCGCAGCAAAACTGTGCAGCAGCACCTGAAGGCCGTATTTCGCCGTTACGGATTGCCCGAACGGATCACCGCGGACAACGGCCCATCCTGGGCATCGGTGCGCGGCCTGGGGCTGACAGGCCTGGAGGTTTGGCTCATGCGGCTGGGCGTGCGTATCAGCCACAGTCGCCCTCGCCACCCGCAAACCCAAGGCAAGCTAGAACGCCTGCATCGAACGCTCAAGCGCGAGTTGATCCAGGCCCGGGGGTTTAGCAGTCTGCTGGACTGCCAGCAAGCCATGGATCAGTGGCGTGAACAGTACAACCACGTCCGGCCCCACCAGGCGTTGGGGCAGATGCCGCCCCTGTCGAGATATCGACCTAGCCCTCGTCGCTATCCTGCCTCGTTGCCCCCGATCGAATACGAGCCGGGCGATCGAGTGCTCAAGGTCAGGACCAAAGGGCAGATCATTGTGAACGGACGCGTCGTCTTCGTCGGAGAGGGAATGGCGGGTCTGCCTGTCGCGGTCAGACCCTCCTCGCAAGACGGCGTGCTTGATGTCGTCTTCCTGTACAAAATTGTTCAACAGATCGACCTCAGAGCACGCCAATAG
- a CDS encoding VOC family protein translates to MLHSVGRTEFDHAVVMVRDRLDALAPHFERQGFHLSDKAVHNLGSCNRLIVLEGTYVELLGWPTGAPPARKEIADSPFGLEALVFRTYDADATYERLKAAGFAVNPVQELTRPAMLDGQEVQARFHTVRFAEQPLPGIRMYFCRHLTPECVWSPDLMAHPNGARSLMRIDARAADARAVAERLALVADVTAEAVDGGWDVPLANLRIHVHTDPAASAPTLSTLTLENRDGAHYTLDTGTPAP, encoded by the coding sequence ATGCTGCATTCTGTCGGCCGCACCGAGTTCGACCACGCCGTCGTGATGGTGCGCGACCGGCTGGATGCCCTGGCCCCGCATTTCGAGCGCCAGGGGTTTCACCTGAGCGACAAGGCGGTGCATAACCTGGGTTCATGCAATCGCCTGATCGTGCTGGAAGGCACGTATGTCGAGCTGCTGGGATGGCCCACGGGCGCCCCACCGGCCCGCAAGGAAATCGCTGATTCGCCGTTTGGGTTGGAAGCGCTGGTGTTTCGCACGTATGACGCCGACGCTACCTACGAACGCCTGAAGGCGGCCGGGTTTGCGGTGAACCCGGTGCAGGAACTGACGCGCCCGGCGATGCTGGACGGTCAGGAAGTGCAGGCCCGATTCCACACCGTGCGCTTTGCCGAGCAGCCTTTGCCCGGCATCCGCATGTATTTCTGCCGTCATCTGACACCCGAGTGTGTCTGGTCGCCGGACCTGATGGCGCATCCCAATGGCGCACGCAGCCTGATGCGCATTGATGCACGCGCGGCCGATGCCCGAGCCGTGGCCGAGCGCCTGGCGTTGGTGGCGGACGTCACGGCTGAAGCTGTCGATGGCGGTTGGGACGTGCCCTTGGCCAACCTGCGCATCCACGTGCACACTGACCCGGCAGCGTCAGCCCCCACGCTGTCCACGCTGACCCTGGAAAACCGCGACGGCGCCCACTACACCCTGGACACAGGGACACCCGCGCCCTAG
- the secA gene encoding preprotein translocase subunit SecA produces the protein MVSLLKKLIGSRNDRLLKQYRKLVTQINGLEPKISALSDAELAAKTDEFRSRYAQGTSLDDLLPEAFAVVREAGKRVFGMRHFDSQLLGGIALHNGKIAEMRTGEGKTLMATLPVYLNACAGKGVHVVTVNDYLARRDAEWMGRLYHFLGMTTGVVVPQQPNEEKKAAYAADITYGTNNEFGFDYLRDNMEFRVEDRRQRVLFYAIVDEVDSILIDEARTPLIISGQAEDHTELYIRMNAVPPLLTRMATEPKPQEPEPEGDYWVDEKSQQVYLSEAGHENAEAILARLGILPEGESLYDPRHIALMHHLMVALRANNLFFRDQQYVVQDGEVVIVDEFTGRLMVGRRWSDGLHQAVEAKEGVKIQHENQTLASITFQNYFRMYEKLSGMTGTADTEAYEFQEIYGLETVIIPTNKPMIRKDQNDQVFKTDPEKYNAILEDIRDCHERGQPVLVGTTSIENSELLSGLLKKAKLPHEVLNAKQHAREAEIVAEAGKPGHITIATNMAGRGTDIVLGGSVDKQVDLIRADESLSEAEKTARIEKIRAEWKPLNEQVKAAGGLRIIGTERHESRRIDNQLRGRAGRQGDPGSSRFYLSLEDSLMRIFAGDRVRAIMERLKLPEGEPIEAGMVTRSIETAQRKVEGRNFDIRKQLLEYDDVANDQRKVLYSQRNDVLEAASVGDTVNSLRDAAVVEMFNTYVPPESVEEQWDVPGLQRALESDWNLHLPLTEMLDKETSLTDEDLRERVVTAARDAYQAKVDQVGAESWSQFERSIMLQSIDTHWREHLSSLDYLRQGIHLRGYAQKNPKQEYKREAFELFSGMLDRIRDDVVRVLMTVRVQSSEQVEQAEAEAAQPHVQNVQYHHSDYDEALAKTESEEGEQPVRNALPKVGRNDPCPCGSGKKYKQCHGKLV, from the coding sequence ATGGTTTCTCTGCTCAAAAAACTCATAGGTAGCCGCAACGACCGGCTGCTTAAGCAGTATCGCAAGCTGGTAACCCAGATCAATGGGCTGGAGCCCAAGATTTCCGCGCTTTCCGATGCGGAGCTGGCGGCCAAGACTGACGAATTCCGATCTCGATACGCGCAGGGCACGTCGCTGGACGACCTGCTGCCGGAAGCCTTCGCCGTTGTGCGCGAAGCGGGCAAGCGCGTGTTCGGGATGCGGCACTTCGACTCTCAGTTGTTGGGCGGCATCGCGCTGCACAACGGCAAGATTGCCGAAATGCGCACGGGGGAAGGCAAGACGCTGATGGCGACCTTGCCCGTTTACCTGAACGCATGCGCCGGCAAGGGCGTGCACGTTGTTACGGTGAACGACTATCTGGCCCGCCGCGACGCGGAATGGATGGGGCGCCTGTACCACTTCCTGGGCATGACCACGGGCGTGGTGGTGCCGCAGCAGCCTAACGAAGAGAAGAAGGCCGCCTACGCCGCCGACATCACTTACGGCACGAATAACGAATTCGGTTTCGACTACCTGCGCGACAACATGGAATTCCGTGTTGAGGACCGCCGCCAGCGCGTGCTGTTCTACGCCATCGTCGACGAAGTGGACTCGATCCTGATCGACGAAGCCCGTACGCCGCTGATCATTTCCGGCCAGGCCGAAGATCACACCGAGCTCTACATCCGCATGAACGCGGTGCCGCCGCTGCTGACGCGCATGGCCACCGAACCCAAGCCGCAGGAGCCGGAACCCGAAGGTGATTACTGGGTCGACGAAAAAAGCCAGCAGGTTTACCTGTCGGAAGCCGGCCATGAAAACGCCGAGGCCATCCTGGCCCGCCTGGGCATCCTGCCGGAAGGCGAATCGCTGTACGACCCCCGCCACATTGCGTTGATGCACCACCTGATGGTGGCTCTGCGCGCCAACAACCTGTTCTTCCGCGACCAGCAATACGTGGTCCAGGATGGCGAGGTGGTGATCGTCGACGAATTCACGGGCCGCCTGATGGTGGGCCGCCGTTGGTCCGATGGCTTGCACCAGGCCGTCGAAGCCAAGGAAGGCGTGAAGATCCAGCACGAAAACCAGACGCTGGCATCCATCACGTTCCAGAACTACTTCCGCATGTACGAAAAGCTATCCGGCATGACCGGCACGGCCGATACGGAAGCGTACGAGTTCCAGGAAATCTACGGGCTTGAAACGGTCATCATCCCGACCAACAAGCCGATGATCCGCAAGGACCAGAACGATCAGGTCTTCAAGACCGATCCGGAAAAGTACAACGCGATCCTCGAAGACATCCGCGACTGCCACGAGCGTGGCCAGCCGGTGCTGGTGGGTACGACCAGCATCGAAAACTCCGAGCTGCTGTCGGGCCTCCTGAAAAAGGCCAAGCTGCCGCACGAAGTGCTGAACGCCAAGCAGCACGCCCGCGAAGCCGAGATCGTGGCCGAAGCCGGCAAGCCGGGTCACATCACGATCGCCACCAACATGGCCGGTCGTGGTACCGACATCGTGCTGGGCGGCAGTGTGGACAAGCAGGTTGATCTGATCCGCGCCGACGAATCGCTGTCGGAAGCTGAAAAGACCGCGCGCATCGAAAAGATCCGCGCTGAATGGAAGCCGCTGAACGAGCAGGTCAAGGCAGCGGGCGGCCTGCGCATCATCGGCACCGAGCGCCACGAATCGCGCCGTATCGACAACCAGTTGCGCGGCCGTGCCGGTCGCCAGGGTGACCCGGGTTCGTCCCGTTTCTACCTGTCGCTGGAAGATTCGCTGATGCGCATCTTCGCGGGCGACCGCGTGCGCGCCATCATGGAACGCCTGAAGCTGCCCGAGGGCGAGCCGATCGAGGCGGGCATGGTCACGCGCTCGATCGAAACCGCGCAACGCAAGGTGGAAGGCCGCAACTTCGACATCCGCAAGCAATTGCTGGAATACGACGACGTGGCCAACGACCAGCGCAAGGTGCTGTATTCGCAGCGCAATGACGTGCTGGAAGCCGCAAGCGTGGGCGACACGGTGAATAGCCTGCGCGACGCTGCCGTGGTCGAAATGTTCAACACCTATGTGCCGCCGGAATCGGTGGAAGAGCAATGGGACGTGCCGGGCCTGCAAAGGGCTCTGGAATCGGACTGGAACCTGCACCTTCCGCTGACCGAAATGTTGGACAAGGAAACCAGCCTGACCGACGAAGACCTGCGTGAGCGCGTGGTGACGGCTGCTCGCGATGCCTACCAGGCCAAGGTTGACCAGGTTGGGGCCGAATCGTGGTCGCAGTTTGAACGTTCGATCATGTTGCAGTCGATCGACACGCATTGGCGCGAACACCTGTCGTCGCTGGATTACCTGCGCCAGGGCATCCATTTGCGCGGTTATGCGCAGAAGAATCCCAAGCAGGAATACAAGCGCGAAGCCTTCGAACTGTTCTCGGGCATGCTGGATCGCATTCGCGACGACGTGGTGCGCGTGTTGATGACGGTGCGTGTGCAGTCGTCGGAGCAAGTCGAACAGGCCGAAGCCGAAGCCGCGCAACCGCACGTGCAAAACGTGCAGTACCACCACTCCGATTACGACGAAGCGCTGGCCAAGACGGAATCGGAAGAGGGCGAGCAACCCGTGCGCAATGCCTTGCCCAAGGTCGGACGCAACGATCCGTGCCCGTGCGGCAGTGGCAAGAAGTACAAGCAGTGCCACGGCAAACTGGTCTGA
- a CDS encoding M23 family metallopeptidase: MHARDGRDGHFTLGGARLALLLGAALMTAAIFGAAIQRYLTPILPAVHAVGWPLAQQPGRDTDFLRGNMNLLAAKVGALQAKLVSIDGLGQRVAKVAGVAYTDPELAKQLAVAQPEALTQPEATHVMDDLFTDHPPPSAASAEALGRQLDEIQARLAQQSDNLKLLDAALTKRSADQARMPTAMPITDYPYLSSSYGWRRNPVTGRTAMHEGLDFAAPSGTPILAASGGVVLEAKFLPGFGNMVEIDHGDGLITRYAHASSLMVKQGELVERGQQVARVGSSGRSTGPHLHFEVRLAGQPLDPRLFLGTPQNAPPAMAQAAGTEPVVR, from the coding sequence ATGCACGCCCGGGACGGGCGGGACGGGCATTTCACCCTGGGCGGTGCGCGGCTGGCGTTGTTGCTTGGGGCGGCGCTGATGACCGCGGCCATCTTTGGCGCCGCCATTCAGCGATACCTTACTCCGATCCTGCCGGCCGTACATGCCGTGGGTTGGCCGTTGGCGCAGCAGCCTGGCCGTGACACCGATTTCCTGCGGGGAAACATGAACCTGCTGGCCGCCAAGGTGGGGGCGCTGCAGGCAAAGCTGGTCAGCATCGATGGCCTTGGCCAGCGCGTGGCCAAGGTGGCGGGTGTGGCGTATACCGACCCCGAATTGGCCAAGCAATTGGCCGTGGCGCAGCCCGAGGCGCTGACGCAGCCTGAAGCCACCCACGTCATGGATGACCTGTTTACCGACCACCCGCCGCCCAGCGCGGCATCGGCCGAGGCACTGGGGCGCCAACTGGACGAAATCCAGGCGCGCCTGGCGCAGCAGTCCGACAATCTGAAGCTGCTTGATGCTGCCCTGACCAAGCGGTCCGCGGATCAGGCGCGCATGCCGACCGCCATGCCGATCACGGATTACCCGTATCTGAGTTCGTCCTACGGCTGGCGCCGCAACCCGGTCACGGGGCGCACCGCCATGCATGAAGGGCTGGATTTCGCGGCCCCGTCCGGCACGCCGATCCTTGCCGCCTCGGGCGGCGTCGTGCTCGAAGCCAAGTTCCTGCCGGGCTTCGGCAATATGGTCGAAATCGACCATGGCGATGGCTTGATTACCCGCTACGCCCATGCTTCGTCCTTGATGGTGAAGCAGGGCGAGCTTGTAGAGCGTGGCCAGCAAGTGGCCCGCGTGGGCAGTTCGGGCCGTTCCACCGGACCCCATCTGCACTTTGAAGTGCGCCTTGCCGGGCAACCGCTCGACCCCCGTTTGTTCCTGGGAACGCCACAGAATGCGCCGCCTGCCATGGCGCAAGCCGCGGGGACTGAACCTGTGGTGCGCTGA
- a CDS encoding DciA family protein has translation MRGAGVLATARKHLQIQYAVAAVLPAPLGAVCQVGKLENQCLHLVVPSAAHAAKMRQLAPRVARALADQGWNLNEIAVKVQAGLPKPGARQARPPKEAQPLGDKALGAFESLHDKLRPGPLADAVAKLLKRHKSS, from the coding sequence ATGCGGGGCGCCGGTGTGTTGGCGACTGCCCGCAAGCACTTGCAAATTCAGTATGCGGTGGCGGCGGTTCTGCCCGCCCCGCTAGGTGCTGTGTGCCAGGTCGGCAAGCTGGAAAACCAGTGCCTGCATCTGGTGGTGCCCAGCGCCGCACATGCAGCCAAGATGCGTCAATTGGCGCCGCGCGTGGCGCGCGCCCTGGCCGATCAAGGCTGGAACCTTAACGAAATCGCCGTCAAGGTACAAGCGGGTTTACCGAAGCCCGGCGCCCGTCAGGCGCGCCCTCCCAAAGAGGCGCAACCCCTGGGCGACAAGGCCCTGGGCGCATTCGAATCGCTGCACGACAAGCTGCGTCCCGGCCCGTTGGCAGACGCAGTCGCCAAACTCTTGAAGCGTCACAAGAGTAGCTGA
- the lpxC gene encoding UDP-3-O-acyl-N-acetylglucosamine deacetylase, whose protein sequence is MFRQRSIQNLVRTTGVGVHSGRRVELTLRPAQPNTGIVFHRVDLPEVVDLPAQATGVGDTRMASVLQQGNVRVSTVEHLMSALAGLGIDNLHIDLTAEEVPIMDGSAATFVYLLRSAGIVEQNAPKQFIRVKKTVEVREGEGRNEKWARLEPHEGYALAFSIDFRHPAIDSTANFAEIDFATHSYVREIARARTFGFVNEVEALRSMGLARGGSLDNAIVMDEYRVLNSDGLRYDDEFVKHKILDAIGDLYLLGKPLVARYVACKSGHGLNNQLARALLAQQDAWEMVTYESQAEAPQAFRHEWKLA, encoded by the coding sequence ATGTTCCGACAGCGCAGCATTCAGAATCTAGTCCGCACGACAGGCGTCGGCGTCCACTCCGGACGGCGGGTAGAACTTACTCTGCGTCCGGCACAGCCCAATACGGGCATTGTTTTCCACCGCGTGGACCTGCCTGAAGTCGTGGACCTGCCTGCTCAGGCCACTGGCGTGGGCGATACGCGCATGGCGTCGGTCCTGCAACAGGGTAACGTCCGCGTTTCCACGGTAGAGCACCTGATGTCGGCATTGGCCGGCCTGGGTATCGACAACCTGCATATCGACCTCACTGCCGAAGAAGTCCCCATCATGGACGGCAGTGCGGCAACCTTTGTTTATCTGTTGCGCTCGGCGGGCATCGTTGAGCAGAACGCGCCCAAGCAGTTCATCCGCGTCAAGAAAACCGTGGAAGTGCGCGAGGGCGAAGGCCGCAACGAGAAATGGGCCCGGCTGGAACCGCACGAGGGCTACGCGCTGGCCTTCTCGATTGACTTCCGCCATCCCGCCATTGATTCCACCGCCAATTTCGCCGAGATTGATTTCGCGACGCACTCGTATGTGCGCGAAATTGCCCGCGCGCGAACCTTCGGGTTCGTGAATGAAGTGGAAGCGCTGCGCTCGATGGGCCTGGCCCGTGGCGGCAGTCTGGACAACGCCATCGTCATGGACGAATACCGTGTGCTGAACAGCGACGGGCTGCGCTATGACGACGAATTCGTGAAGCACAAGATCCTGGACGCCATTGGCGACCTGTATCTGCTGGGCAAACCGCTGGTGGCGCGCTATGTGGCGTGCAAGTCGGGCCACGGCCTGAACAACCAATTGGCCCGCGCGCTGCTTGCTCAGCAAGACGCCTGGGAAATGGTCACCTATGAATCGCAGGCAGAAGCGCCGCAGGCCTTCCGCCACGAATGGAAGCTGGCATAA